The DNA segment CATGGCACGGCACATCGCGTCGTCGGCATTGAGCACCTGCACGCCGCTGCCGCGGAAAATTTTGTCTTTGGCGTGGGCGTAGTCGAGCAAGTCGTCGTAGCGGTCGAGATGGTCTTCGGAAATATTCAGCACCACCGCGGCATCGGCGGCAAGATGGTCGGTGTTTTCAAGCTGGAAACTGGATAACTCGAGCACCCACACGTCCGCCGCTTTGCCGCCGCGCTGCATATATGCTTCCAACACGGGCGTGCCGATATTGCCCGCCACCACGGTGTCCAGCCCGCATTTTTCGCACAGATAACCGACCAAACTGGTAACGGTGGTTTTGCCGTTGCTGCCGGTAATGGCGATGATTTTGTCGCTTTTGCCTTTCAACTCGTGCGCCAGAATTTCCACGTCGCCCAACACCACGCCGCCGCTTTGCTTGAACACCTCGATTTCGGGTGTGCGCTCGCTGATGCCGGGGCTGAGGGCGAGAATATCGAAACCGTGCGCCAAAGCGTCTTTCAGACGGCCTGTATAACAACTTAAGCCGTTAAACCGCTGCTTCAATTCCGCCTCGCGTTCGGGTTTCAAATCAGCATCATAAGCCGCCACCTGCGCGCCCTGCCGCTGCAAAAACGCAATCATCGAAACACCCGTGCCGCCCAAGCCGGCGACTAGGATTTTTTTGTTTTGCCAGTTCATTTTGTTACTCTGAATATGTCCGTCATACTCGGGCTTGACCCGAATATCTTGTTATCTGCAAGGCCGTCTGAAATACCTCTCCCTGATATTTGGGAGATACTCGGGTCAAGCCCGAGTATGACGTGCTATTTTTATATCGATCAATTTTTTCAGACGGCCCCAAAAAACCCTGCTACCCCAAATACCTTCAACACCGCCACCAACTCCGCCAGCCTATCTTCAGGATTCCCCGCCATCGGCGGCATGGGCGGGGCGTATTCCGGTTCGTTTTGATTGCGCATCCAGTCGGCCAACACAAACAGGCGCAGCAGCAGCGGTTTTGCCCATTCGGGTTTGACCGACAATTCCTGCAAGGCTTGGGCGAAACAGGCGATCCATTGGTTGCGCGTGTTCATGCTTACGGCAAAAGGAAAATGCCGCTGGCGCAAGCGCGGATGGCCGTGCGCCTGTTCGTACAGCGGCGGGCCGCCGAGCCAGCCGCTTAAAAATTGAAAAAGACGTTCGCGGGCATAATCCAGCGTTTCGCCGTGCTGTTCACGCAGTTCGGTGTATTGCGGCTCTAAGTCCATCAAATCATAGAAGCGGTCGGTCAATTCCTGCACGCCCGCTTCGCCGCCCAATAAGTTGTAGAGGGTTTGTTGTATCATGTTTATTTTGTGCTTTTCATCTGCGGGTACACATTCCAAACATCATTACTTGCATTTCATCAGCAGTAACGGCTTTTTCAAAACTTGGTAAGGCGGTATGTCGTTTGCTTCCAATGAAAGTTTTTCATAGCGGTAAATGATATTGCTATTCTCATAATCTTCGGGCTTTTGCTCCGCATCGGGCGTTTTACGCAGATAAGCATTGCCCTTTGGGTCAAAACGGTAATCTTCCAATGAAATGACGCTTTGGTCTTCATACTCGATTTCAGAAGCAGATTCCTCCGCAATATGGAATTTATATTGAGGGTTTACCCATAACGCTTCATGAACCTTTACGGTTGCATTTAAGACATAAGATTCAATCTGTTTCAGATCTTCTTCTTTATACTTGTCGATTTCATCACTTGACTTAACGATTTCTACGTACGGCCTATTATTGTCAACCAGCCCCCGATCCGTAATCGTGTAACGTTGATCCTGATAAGTTAAACGGTAGTGGGTCACAATAAAATCGTTGTAGCGACCTGTATCGGATTGATAATACTTGGCGACCGCATAAAAGCCTTTGTTTCCTTTGCCTGCCAATTTCAAAAACGATAATTTTTGCGGCTTTTCAGCGGCAGCATAAACAAGCGGGCTTTTCAAACACCCGGCATCATCGTTCAGTACAGAGCGCATCTTCCCGGCTTTTTCTCCAACAAGTACGTTTCCCCATTCGTATCCGCGAAACATCAGGCGCATACCCTTGTTCAGATTAGGGTTATAACGCCCGTGTACTGAAAAAGGCGCAGCAGGATTGAACGGCTTCAAAACCAATTCGCTTCCCTGCTGCCGCCATTCTCCCACGATGGCGCCGCCGAAAAATACAATCGCAAAATGACCGTTCTCTCTCACAAATAAATTAGTCCCGCCCGCGGGGTCACTCCGACCCATTTTGTATTGGCCAACAGGATTGGGTAAGCCGGCAAATGCGCTTGCACCAAATATCAAAAGCAATAACACCCAAAAACGGTTTTTCATTTTGCAAATTTTCGAGAAAGATTAACGTGCATTCAGGGCATCACATCGTGTGTTTTATTGATGCGGCCATATCTTTTCAGACGGCCTCAACGCACCTTCAGCGTGCTCAAACCGATCAGCACCAACACGATGGTAATGATCCAAAAGCGCACCACCACCTGCGTTTCTTTCCAGCCTTTTTGCTCGTAATGGTGGTGAATCGGCGCCATCAGGAAAATGCGTTTTTTCGTGCGTTTGTACCAGCTCACTTGCAGCATCACCGAAATGGCTTCCACCACAAACAAGCCGCCCATAATCACCAGCACGAACTCTTGGCGGATAATCACCGCCACGGTGCCGAGTGCCGCGCCCAAAGCCAGCGCGCCCACGTCGCCCATAAACACTTGCGCGGGGTAGGCGTTGAACCACAAAAAGCCCAAACATGCGCCGCACATGGCCGCGCAGAAAATCACCACTTCGTTCGCGCCCGCCACATACGGCTGCTGCAAATAGGCGGCAAATTCGGAGTGGCCGCTGGCGTAGGCAAAAACCGCCAAACCGCCCGCCACCAAAACCACGGGGAAAGCGGCCAAGCCGTCCAAACCGTCGGTAAGGTTCACGGCGTTGGACGTGCCGACGATGGTGAGATAAGCCAACACCACAAAGCCGATCACGCCCAGCGGTAAGGCGACTTGTTTGAAGAAGGGCACAATCAGAATATTGTTGGCCGAGTTCTGCGCCACATAAAACAGCAGCAAACCTGCGGCCAATGCCACGCCCGACTGCCACACCATTTTGAACCGCGCCGACACGCCGTTCGGGTCTTTATAAACCACCTTACGCCAGTCGTCGTAAAAACCCAGCGCGCCGGTGGCCAGCAGCACCAGCAGCAGAATCCAGATGTAGATGTTGCCGAGATTGCCCCACAGCAGTGTGGACACGGTAATCGCGGTAAGAATCAACGAGCCGCCCATCGTAGGCGTACCGGTTTTAATCAGGTGGGTTTGCGGCCCGTCGTGGCGCACGGCTTGGCCGACTTTCAACTCGGTGAGCTTGCGGATGGTCCACGGGCCGAGCAATAGCGAGAATGCCAATGCGGTTAATGCCGCCATCACGGCGCGGAATGTGGTGTATTGAAAAACGTTCAGCGCGGAAATCCAGTCGCTGAAATGGGCTAACCATAGAAACATGGGGTTTACTT comes from the Neisseria dumasiana genome and includes:
- the murD gene encoding UDP-N-acetylmuramoyl-L-alanine--D-glutamate ligase is translated as MNWQNKKILVAGLGGTGVSMIAFLQRQGAQVAAYDADLKPEREAELKQRFNGLSCYTGRLKDALAHGFDILALSPGISERTPEIEVFKQSGGVVLGDVEILAHELKGKSDKIIAITGSNGKTTVTSLVGYLCEKCGLDTVVAGNIGTPVLEAYMQRGGKAADVWVLELSSFQLENTDHLAADAAVVLNISEDHLDRYDDLLDYAHAKDKIFRGSGVQVLNADDAMCRAMKRPNRDIKWFSLEGQADYWADVQAGRLKAGANDLLCTAAIPLQGLHNAANVLAALALCEAVGLPRTELLQHIQTFKGLPHRVEKVGEKNGITFIDDSKGTNVGATAAAIAGLQSPLVLIAGGQGKGQDFTPLRAALHNKARAVLLIGVDAPLIRRDLTGCGVDVIDCATLEEAVQTAYKLAQSGDIVLLSPACASFDMFKGYAHRAQVFVEAFEAL
- the mraY gene encoding phospho-N-acetylmuramoyl-pentapeptide-transferase — encoded protein: MFLWLAHFSDWISALNVFQYTTFRAVMAALTALAFSLLLGPWTIRKLTELKVGQAVRHDGPQTHLIKTGTPTMGGSLILTAITVSTLLWGNLGNIYIWILLLVLLATGALGFYDDWRKVVYKDPNGVSARFKMVWQSGVALAAGLLLFYVAQNSANNILIVPFFKQVALPLGVIGFVVLAYLTIVGTSNAVNLTDGLDGLAAFPVVLVAGGLAVFAYASGHSEFAAYLQQPYVAGANEVVIFCAAMCGACLGFLWFNAYPAQVFMGDVGALALGAALGTVAVIIRQEFVLVIMGGLFVVEAISVMLQVSWYKRTKKRIFLMAPIHHHYEQKGWKETQVVVRFWIITIVLVLIGLSTLKVR
- a CDS encoding group II truncated hemoglobin, with product MIQQTLYNLLGGEAGVQELTDRFYDLMDLEPQYTELREQHGETLDYARERLFQFLSGWLGGPPLYEQAHGHPRLRQRHFPFAVSMNTRNQWIACFAQALQELSVKPEWAKPLLLRLFVLADWMRNQNEPEYAPPMPPMAGNPEDRLAELVAVLKVFGVAGFFGAV